A single genomic interval of Methanomassiliicoccales archaeon harbors:
- a CDS encoding 30S ribosomal protein S7 has product MMTEEGTAQVEQVVEESSFSNVLLFDKYDLNEVVIKDGGLAKYIDLRPTSIPVSGGKHANKWFGKSKMSIVERLINNMMRTGDYTGKKGKSYQVVKDSFEIIQQRAKKNPVQALVEALENAAPREEVTRLQFGGISVPKAVDIAPSRRLDIALRNICRGAVKSTYKNKKTIATCLAEEIILASRGDMNSFSVSKKEEIERVSGSAR; this is encoded by the coding sequence ATGATGACCGAGGAAGGTACTGCACAGGTGGAGCAAGTGGTGGAGGAGTCCTCCTTCTCCAATGTCTTGCTCTTTGACAAGTACGATCTCAATGAGGTCGTAATCAAGGACGGTGGACTGGCAAAGTACATCGACCTCAGGCCGACTTCCATTCCCGTTTCCGGAGGGAAGCACGCAAACAAGTGGTTCGGAAAGTCCAAGATGAGCATCGTGGAGAGGCTCATCAACAACATGATGCGAACCGGAGATTACACCGGTAAGAAAGGCAAGTCCTATCAGGTTGTGAAGGATTCCTTTGAGATCATACAACAGAGGGCTAAGAAGAATCCCGTTCAGGCTCTTGTGGAGGCATTGGAGAACGCTGCTCCCAGGGAAGAGGTCACCAGGCTTCAGTTCGGTGGCATATCCGTCCCCAAGGCGGTGGACATCGCCCCATCCCGCAGGCTTGACATAGCTCTGAGGAATATATGCAGGGGAGCGGTTAAATCCACATATAAAAACAAGAAGACAATCGCCACCTGTCTCGCAGAGGAGATCATTCTCGCTTCCCGCGGTGACATGAACAGTTTCTCCGTCTCCAAGAAAGAAGAGATCGAAAGGGTATCTGGCTCTGCACGCTGA